The following proteins come from a genomic window of Malus domestica chromosome 02, GDT2T_hap1:
- the LOC103411975 gene encoding uncharacterized protein, which produces MGKWIHRPRRRFCRQEKLPDPSPLPFHPQPPPPSGSRQDGVPYWEKQYCTLVGSIPWWKVVDAKNYMYGSSMVLNWNDSGAEEAFQSAKKRFWADINGLPFDASLPDPNIYIDAIDWNPNIDPALIKEVDREYFAPDEGEGEGKIGQTNKKAKYSDFVPPDEHNTVPDTHTNSWECDNIQDSGHLINKAPGRNQWKTNRDDPWERGITQGNGTTETEKNAWEDRRNESRGWNQMEDSITAPKSWDNGVNPWEGGCQDVASVKGSRWADPVSNSWGCNQESKNLGRGENSWKYGLSQNRKSLKDREWRDRGGDEWGQKQWESHNNQKNNLDFGITNSGRGARNDGGHKRGHPHQYRSGYKSSRLQGSDYQTGNYWSRENNRKRVSFA; this is translated from the exons ATGGGCAAGTGGATTCATCGTCCCCGCCGTAGATTCTGCCGTCAGGAAAAGCTTCCGGACCCGTCGCCTCTGCCATTTCACCCCcaacctcctcctccttctg GGAGTCGGCAGGATGGTGTACCTTATTGGGAAAAGCAGTACTGCACGTTGGTGGGGTctataccatggtggaaggtAGTAGATGCAAAGAATTATATGTATGGAAGCAGTATGGTACTCAATTGGAATGACTCAGGTGCAGAGGAGGCATTTCAAAGTGCAAAAAAGCGATTTTGGGCAGACATCAATGGTCTCCCCTTTGACGCATCTCTGCCTGATCCAAATATTTATATTGATGCAATAGATTGGAACCCTAACATCGATCCTGCACTCATTAAGGAAGTGGATCGAGAGTACTTTGCTCCTGATGAGGGAGAAGGGGAAGGCAAGATTGGGCAAACAAACAAGAAGGCAAAATATTCAGATTTTGTTCCTCCCGATGAACATAACACTGTCCCTGATACTCATACAAATTCTTGGGAATGTGACAACATTCAGGATAGTGGACATTTGATAAATAAAGCTCCGGGCAGGAACCAGTGGAAAACTAATCGTGACGACCCTTGGGAACGTGGAATTACTCAGGGCAATGGAACTACTGAGACGGAGAAGAATGCATGGGAAGATAGAAGGAATGAGTCGCGGGGATGGAACCAGATGGAAGACAGTATCACTGCGCCAAAGAGTTGGGATAATGGTGTCAATCCTTGGGAAGGAGGCTGTCAGGATGTTGCCTCTGTGAAAGGTAGTAGATGGGCTGATCCGGTATCTAATTCTTGGGGCTGCAACCAGGAGTCAAAGAACTTGGGTCGTGGTGAAAATTCTTGGAAGTATGGTCTTAGTCAAAACAGAAAATCTCTAAAAGATAGAGAATGGAGAGATCGTGGAGGAGATGAATGGGGTCAGAAACAGTGGGAGAGCCATAATAACCAGAAAAATAATTTGGATTTTGGGATAACAAATAGTGGTCGGGGAGCAAGGAACGATGGTGGCCATAAGAGGGGACACCCTCACCAGTACAGATCAGGCTATAAAAGCTCAAGATTGCAAGGGAGTGATTATCAAACAGGTAACTACTGGAGCAGGGAAAATAACAGAAAGAGGGTCAGTTTCGCCTAA
- the LOC103412507 gene encoding protein IQ-DOMAIN 11 isoform X1 translates to MAKKSWLSIVKRFFVSDAQSKQKNEKRRRWIFGKLKIKRRPSLTAPSPTSPSKERTRNEADEEQSKRAMSVAMASTAAAEAAVAAAHAAVEVVRLTGTQPSSSDQCLEEEAKVSSVTTAQRKATELAHQCERVQESAVVKIQTAFRGYLARKALRALKGIVKLQAIIRGWAVRRQAMTTLKCLQSIINIQSHACARRLQTIEDAYYGDEHNEFENLRDKIIRMDSNSQRRWDDSVISKKEAEAMFLCKKEAMLKRERIREYSYSHRKSAESERNKANGRWRYWLDQWVDTQLSKSKELEDLDTVFASNARRKEEFGEKQLRMRNFQKQNIQIEGMDSPVFVPRRSSYHKKQCSLGDENLFASSPVVPTYMAATKSAKAKTRSLSSPKVRAGNFDTCSESYSPCKKNISLISSVVSEMPISSTTARKMGKSSSLQQRSPSLRGLASPIKSRQTPKDRSFDSECSISYWNRQSTCR, encoded by the exons ATGGCAAAGAAGAGCTGGCTCAGTATAGTAAAGAGGTTCTTTGTTTCAGACGCACAATCCAAGCAAAAAAAT gagaagagaaggagatGGATTTTTGGAAAGCTTAAGATCAAAAGACGACCCTCACTAACAGCACCTTCACCAACATCGCCGTCGAAAGAGAGAACACGAAACGAGGCAGATGAAGAACAGAGCAAGCGTGCAATGTCTGTGGCTATGGCGAGCACTGCTGCTGCAGAAGCAGCTGTTGCAGCAGCTCATGCTGCTGTTGAGGTTGTACGGCTCACCGGCACCCAACCATCTTCTTCTGACCAATGTTTGGAGGAGGAGGCAAAAGTGTCGTCAGTCACTACAGCTCAAAGAAAGGCAACTGAATTGGCACATCAATGTGAAAGGGTACAAGAATCTGCTGTTGTCAAAATACAAACTGCCTTCAGAGGTTACCTT GCAAGGAAAGCTTTGAGAGCACTGAAGGGTATAGTGAAGCTACAAGCCATTATCCGAGGATGGGCTGTGAGACGCCAAGCAATGACCACGCTCAAGTGCTTGCAGTCCATAATAAACATCCAATCGCATGCCTGCGCAAGGCGACTCCAAACCATTGAAGACGCTTACTACGGTGATGAACACAATGAGTTCGAAAacttgagagacaagataataaGG ATGGATTCAAACAGCCAAAGAAGGTGGGACGACAGCGTTATTTCAAAGAAAGAGGCAGAGGCCATGTTTCTATGCAAGAAAGAAGCTATGCTCAAGAGAGAACGGATAAGGGAATACTCGTATAGTCATCGG AAGTCAGCAGAATCAGAGAGAAACAAGGCAAACGGAAGATGGAGATACTGGTTGGACCAATGGGTGGATACACAACTTTCTAAAAGTAAAGAGCTTGAGGACTTGGACACAGTTTTTGCTTCAAACGCAAGGCGAAAAGAGGAATTTGGAGAAAAACAACTTAGGATGAGAAACTTTCAGAAACAAAATATTCAGATCGAAGGAATGGATTCTCCGGTTTTTGTTCCAAGAAGATCTTCGTACCACAAAAAGCAGTGCTCGTTAGGGGATGAGAATTTGTTCGCAAGCTCTCCTGTTGTTCCAACTTATATGGCTGCAACAAAATCTGCCAAGGCAAAAACAAGGTCTCTCAGTTCCCCCAAGGTAAGGGCAGGGAATTTTGATACTTGCTCAGAAAGCTACTCGCCATGCAAGAAGAACATCTCTCTTATATCTTCTGTAGTCAGTGAAATGCCGATAAGCAGTACTACCGCACGAAAAATGGGAAAGTCCAGTAGTCTCCAGCAACGATCTCCGAGCTTGAGGGGCCTTGCAAGTCCTATAAAATCAAGGCAGACTCCGAAGGATCGAAGCTTCGACTCAGAGTGCTCAATCTCATATTGGAATAGACAAAGCACATGCAGATGA
- the LOC103412507 gene encoding protein IQ-DOMAIN 11 isoform X2, translating to MAKKSWLSIVKRFFVSDAQSKQKNRRRWIFGKLKIKRRPSLTAPSPTSPSKERTRNEADEEQSKRAMSVAMASTAAAEAAVAAAHAAVEVVRLTGTQPSSSDQCLEEEAKVSSVTTAQRKATELAHQCERVQESAVVKIQTAFRGYLARKALRALKGIVKLQAIIRGWAVRRQAMTTLKCLQSIINIQSHACARRLQTIEDAYYGDEHNEFENLRDKIIRMDSNSQRRWDDSVISKKEAEAMFLCKKEAMLKRERIREYSYSHRKSAESERNKANGRWRYWLDQWVDTQLSKSKELEDLDTVFASNARRKEEFGEKQLRMRNFQKQNIQIEGMDSPVFVPRRSSYHKKQCSLGDENLFASSPVVPTYMAATKSAKAKTRSLSSPKVRAGNFDTCSESYSPCKKNISLISSVVSEMPISSTTARKMGKSSSLQQRSPSLRGLASPIKSRQTPKDRSFDSECSISYWNRQSTCR from the exons ATGGCAAAGAAGAGCTGGCTCAGTATAGTAAAGAGGTTCTTTGTTTCAGACGCACAATCCAAGCAAAAAAAT agaaggagatGGATTTTTGGAAAGCTTAAGATCAAAAGACGACCCTCACTAACAGCACCTTCACCAACATCGCCGTCGAAAGAGAGAACACGAAACGAGGCAGATGAAGAACAGAGCAAGCGTGCAATGTCTGTGGCTATGGCGAGCACTGCTGCTGCAGAAGCAGCTGTTGCAGCAGCTCATGCTGCTGTTGAGGTTGTACGGCTCACCGGCACCCAACCATCTTCTTCTGACCAATGTTTGGAGGAGGAGGCAAAAGTGTCGTCAGTCACTACAGCTCAAAGAAAGGCAACTGAATTGGCACATCAATGTGAAAGGGTACAAGAATCTGCTGTTGTCAAAATACAAACTGCCTTCAGAGGTTACCTT GCAAGGAAAGCTTTGAGAGCACTGAAGGGTATAGTGAAGCTACAAGCCATTATCCGAGGATGGGCTGTGAGACGCCAAGCAATGACCACGCTCAAGTGCTTGCAGTCCATAATAAACATCCAATCGCATGCCTGCGCAAGGCGACTCCAAACCATTGAAGACGCTTACTACGGTGATGAACACAATGAGTTCGAAAacttgagagacaagataataaGG ATGGATTCAAACAGCCAAAGAAGGTGGGACGACAGCGTTATTTCAAAGAAAGAGGCAGAGGCCATGTTTCTATGCAAGAAAGAAGCTATGCTCAAGAGAGAACGGATAAGGGAATACTCGTATAGTCATCGG AAGTCAGCAGAATCAGAGAGAAACAAGGCAAACGGAAGATGGAGATACTGGTTGGACCAATGGGTGGATACACAACTTTCTAAAAGTAAAGAGCTTGAGGACTTGGACACAGTTTTTGCTTCAAACGCAAGGCGAAAAGAGGAATTTGGAGAAAAACAACTTAGGATGAGAAACTTTCAGAAACAAAATATTCAGATCGAAGGAATGGATTCTCCGGTTTTTGTTCCAAGAAGATCTTCGTACCACAAAAAGCAGTGCTCGTTAGGGGATGAGAATTTGTTCGCAAGCTCTCCTGTTGTTCCAACTTATATGGCTGCAACAAAATCTGCCAAGGCAAAAACAAGGTCTCTCAGTTCCCCCAAGGTAAGGGCAGGGAATTTTGATACTTGCTCAGAAAGCTACTCGCCATGCAAGAAGAACATCTCTCTTATATCTTCTGTAGTCAGTGAAATGCCGATAAGCAGTACTACCGCACGAAAAATGGGAAAGTCCAGTAGTCTCCAGCAACGATCTCCGAGCTTGAGGGGCCTTGCAAGTCCTATAAAATCAAGGCAGACTCCGAAGGATCGAAGCTTCGACTCAGAGTGCTCAATCTCATATTGGAATAGACAAAGCACATGCAGATGA